One Gloeothece verrucosa PCC 7822 DNA window includes the following coding sequences:
- a CDS encoding 4a-hydroxytetrahydrobiopterin dehydratase gives MTDLKQQKCVPCEGNVPAATDSEIQEYKSQLSDWNLIDIEGEKRLEKVYKFPDFKSAVTFTNAVGDEAEKQGHHPALLTEWGKVTVTWWTHAIRGLHKNDFIMAAKTDEIKQSL, from the coding sequence ATGACAGACCTCAAACAACAAAAATGCGTTCCCTGCGAGGGAAATGTCCCTGCGGCTACTGACTCAGAAATTCAAGAATATAAAAGCCAACTCAGTGATTGGAATTTGATCGACATAGAAGGGGAAAAACGCTTAGAGAAAGTCTATAAGTTTCCCGATTTTAAAAGTGCCGTCACTTTTACCAATGCAGTAGGAGACGAAGCCGAAAAACAAGGACATCACCCGGCTTTATTGACAGAATGGGGTAAAGTAACCGTCACTTGGTGGACTCATGCTATCAGAGGGCTACATAAAAATGATTTCATTATGGCGGCTAAAACTGACGAGATCAAACAATCTCTTTAA
- the psb32 gene encoding photosystem II repair protein Psb32 — translation MMQIPTCRNSNYFGLKRFIIPLLSLLLAFGLFIAPACATGVYDLPVLNSGSSTWIVDQADVISLANEGKINGQLKKLAKESANEVRMVIIRRLNFDETIDSFADQLFDRWYPTPEEKAHQTVLVIDTLSNNVAIRRGEAVKSLLGDDIVQSVVSETVAIPLRDGAKYNQAILDAGNRLVAVLSGQPDPGPPQVEEASIESTFTSAEETDDFNSTIWVIIILALATIIPMVTYFWYVGFPGK, via the coding sequence ATGATGCAGATTCCAACTTGTCGTAACAGCAATTATTTTGGGCTAAAACGTTTCATTATCCCTCTGTTATCTCTTTTATTAGCTTTTGGCTTATTTATAGCACCGGCATGCGCCACAGGCGTTTATGATTTACCCGTTTTAAATAGTGGTTCGTCTACTTGGATAGTGGATCAAGCCGATGTGATTAGCCTTGCTAATGAAGGCAAAATTAACGGCCAGTTGAAAAAATTGGCCAAAGAAAGCGCTAATGAGGTGCGAATGGTGATTATTCGTCGTCTTAACTTTGATGAGACTATTGATTCTTTTGCGGATCAGCTATTTGATCGCTGGTATCCCACCCCAGAAGAAAAAGCTCACCAAACAGTTCTGGTTATCGATACCCTTTCTAACAATGTGGCTATCCGTAGAGGGGAAGCGGTGAAATCTCTTCTCGGGGATGATATTGTTCAAAGCGTAGTATCTGAAACTGTAGCCATTCCTTTGCGCGATGGAGCCAAATATAATCAGGCCATACTTGATGCTGGTAATCGTCTAGTTGCCGTCTTATCCGGTCAACCCGATCCAGGACCGCCTCAAGTGGAAGAAGCTAGTATTGAAAGCACTTTTACCAGTGCCGAAGAGACAGATGATTTTAATTCCACAATTTGGGTGATTATTATACTCGCTTTAGCGACGATTATCCCAATGGTTACTTATTTTTGGTATGTGGGTTTCCCGGGTAAGTAA
- the psb35 gene encoding photosystem II assembly protein Psb35, translated as MISFLFAVSDITTNAANAPHFPYSATLSLIVGFIAAATIGSIAWYNSKRPTGWEDKERPDFVPDVDKSDFIAETDK; from the coding sequence ATGATAAGTTTTTTATTTGCCGTTTCCGATATTACCACTAATGCGGCTAACGCACCTCATTTTCCTTATTCAGCAACCCTATCTTTAATTGTTGGTTTTATTGCGGCTGCAACTATTGGTTCTATTGCTTGGTATAACTCTAAGCGGCCCACTGGATGGGAAGACAAGGAACGTCCGGATTTTGTTCCTGATGTTGATAAGTCCGACTTTATTGCCGAAACTGATAAGTAA
- a CDS encoding YqaE/Pmp3 family membrane protein — protein sequence MDIIRIICAIFLPPLGVFLQVGIGVDFWINILLTLLGYIPGIVHAIWVIARK from the coding sequence ATGGATATTATTCGTATTATTTGTGCAATTTTTTTACCGCCACTGGGAGTATTTCTTCAAGTGGGTATTGGCGTAGATTTCTGGATCAATATCCTCTTAACTTTACTGGGATATATACCGGGTATTGTCCATGCAATATGGGTAATCGCTAGAAAATAA